In a genomic window of Bradyrhizobium ontarionense:
- a CDS encoding MarR family winged helix-turn-helix transcriptional regulator — protein sequence MTARYQRKAPPAGQTGTAWRHANIGRLLNNAVRRFESRVLELMAASGHGETRIAHVGLTRNLDVEGTRLTELARRASMSKQAMGELVDQCSELGLVARGADPRDRRARLVRFTPAGLSWLEAFRDAVDVAEREMRAELGKAAMDAIVQGLSVYGARFDALADGTSDSGK from the coding sequence ATGACCGCGCGATATCAACGCAAGGCGCCGCCTGCGGGACAAACCGGGACGGCGTGGCGTCACGCCAATATCGGTCGCCTGCTCAACAATGCGGTGCGCCGGTTCGAGTCCCGAGTCCTCGAATTGATGGCGGCCAGCGGACACGGCGAGACGCGCATCGCCCATGTCGGTCTTACCCGCAACCTCGACGTCGAAGGCACGCGGCTGACGGAGCTCGCGCGCCGGGCCTCGATGAGCAAGCAGGCGATGGGCGAGCTGGTTGATCAATGTTCAGAGCTGGGACTCGTCGCGCGCGGGGCCGACCCGCGCGACCGCCGCGCGCGCCTCGTCAGGTTCACGCCGGCGGGCCTGAGCTGGCTGGAGGCCTTCCGCGATGCGGTCGATGTCGCCGAGCGCGAGATGCGCGCAGAGCTCGGCAAGGCCGCGATGGATGCGATCGTGCAGGGGCTTTCGGTTTACGGAGCAAGGTTCGATGCGCTTGCAGACGGGACAAGCGACAGCGGTAAATAG
- a CDS encoding catalase family peroxidase, with product MTNRKLAAALVGLGLTLPVAVLAQGQPLEEQLVNSMNKVFGVHPGMRANHAKGIVVEGSFKASPEAAGLSRAALFSGAAIPVTARFSDSTGVPNLPDGSDDANPHGVAVKFHLPDGSDTDIVINSLKFFPVSTGEEFRELLTALAESPANAAKPTKFEQFVSSHPSVPAAFGTVATPDSFADEEYYGINAFTFVNKAGERQAVRYQMLPEKVVHLEKSDAAKRAPDFLMNELPERLKQGPVTFHFKAQLAAAEDSTKDPAKPWPESRKVVELGVLTIDKAVPNSDEVQKSLLFLPGQLTDGIEQSDDPMVDIRGGAYAVSFSRRNP from the coding sequence ATGACAAACCGCAAACTCGCTGCTGCACTGGTTGGTCTTGGTTTGACCTTGCCCGTCGCCGTACTGGCGCAAGGCCAACCCCTTGAGGAACAGCTCGTAAATTCAATGAACAAGGTATTCGGGGTACACCCCGGAATGCGGGCCAATCACGCAAAGGGCATCGTCGTCGAGGGGAGCTTCAAAGCATCTCCGGAAGCCGCAGGGCTCAGTCGAGCGGCTCTCTTCAGCGGCGCTGCGATCCCGGTGACGGCGCGCTTCTCAGACTCCACGGGCGTCCCGAACCTGCCGGATGGGTCCGACGACGCCAATCCGCACGGGGTGGCAGTGAAGTTCCATCTGCCTGATGGCAGCGACACCGACATCGTCATCAATTCCCTCAAGTTTTTCCCGGTGTCGACGGGCGAAGAGTTTCGGGAGCTGCTCACGGCGCTGGCAGAGAGCCCTGCCAATGCGGCCAAGCCGACGAAATTCGAACAGTTCGTGTCCAGCCATCCCTCGGTTCCGGCGGCGTTCGGCACCGTGGCCACGCCGGACAGCTTCGCCGACGAAGAATACTACGGCATCAACGCATTCACGTTCGTCAACAAGGCGGGAGAACGACAGGCCGTCCGCTATCAGATGCTGCCGGAGAAGGTCGTTCATTTGGAGAAGTCCGACGCGGCGAAACGGGCACCAGACTTCTTGATGAACGAGCTGCCCGAGCGATTGAAGCAGGGCCCGGTGACCTTCCATTTCAAGGCGCAACTTGCTGCTGCCGAAGATTCCACGAAGGATCCGGCGAAACCCTGGCCTGAGAGCCGCAAGGTGGTCGAACTTGGAGTCCTGACAATCGACAAGGCTGTGCCGAACAGTGACGAGGTTCAGAAGAGCTTGCTGTTTCTACCTGGCCAGCTCACCGACGGAATCGAGCAGTCCGACGATCCAATGGTCGATATCCGCGGCGGTGCATACGCTGTATCGTTTTCGCGGCGCAATCCCTGA
- a CDS encoding sigma-54-dependent Fis family transcriptional regulator: MDQRDVRAAWEKFVARGALSAELRSTVAASWQRSRQHCVTVDRAKAPLVAEAELFRQRSKHASLRHAARCALQNSKTFLSDAGSIMILTDPTGLIVDTQGDARVIDAGRTVHLEHGGRWSEADIGTNAIGTALAESRPVQIHGAEHFCTEVQRWTCAAVPVHDPSDGELLGVVDISGPASTFNPQSLALAVAVGHHVESVLAQLARQDKEQLLCDFIAKRASWATEECILLDRRGAILHATERGLRAMKDNGLNTDGDAPTRFLKTVQFEDWPAKLREILPHASFELVKNGSTGVGAIVVMHARRRAAADRNAVTAKETRARDDATTSAPSRNLQAQPCRPPTKPAGNKSPGFVAQDPNVLAIVRRVESAAARKMPILIRGETGTGKEQLARHAHAASGRAGAFVAVNCAALPDSLIEAELFGYADGAFTGARHGGATGLVKEADGGTLFLDEIGDMPVALQGVLLRLLDDWTVRPVGGTAFKVDVFLVSATNAALDRAIAEGRFRSDLLYRLNTLEVRLPRLRERCDFDAIARQLLRKIDPGCDITAAALARLAPNHWHGNIRELGNMLARLTLGVSNGVIDEACVEAMIGKVIGQPPPPAPGSLQDVQRARILMVYAETAGNVSETARRLGVSRNTIYRALGQPRP, from the coding sequence ATGGACCAACGGGACGTACGGGCCGCATGGGAAAAATTCGTCGCGCGCGGCGCCTTGTCGGCCGAGCTGAGATCGACGGTGGCCGCGTCGTGGCAGCGCTCCAGGCAGCACTGCGTCACGGTCGATCGTGCGAAAGCGCCACTCGTCGCCGAGGCGGAATTGTTTCGCCAGCGCTCCAAGCATGCGTCGCTCCGCCATGCCGCGCGCTGCGCGCTGCAGAACTCGAAGACGTTCCTGAGCGACGCCGGCTCGATCATGATCCTCACCGATCCCACCGGCCTGATCGTCGACACCCAGGGCGATGCACGGGTCATCGACGCCGGCCGCACGGTGCATCTGGAGCACGGCGGACGCTGGAGCGAGGCTGATATCGGCACCAACGCCATCGGCACGGCGCTGGCTGAATCACGACCGGTCCAGATTCACGGCGCAGAGCATTTCTGCACCGAAGTCCAGCGCTGGACCTGCGCCGCGGTTCCGGTTCACGACCCGAGCGACGGCGAGCTGCTCGGCGTGGTCGACATCTCGGGTCCGGCCAGCACCTTCAACCCGCAGAGCCTGGCGCTGGCGGTGGCGGTCGGCCATCACGTCGAAAGCGTGCTTGCGCAGCTGGCCCGGCAGGACAAGGAGCAGCTGCTGTGCGACTTCATCGCCAAGCGGGCGTCATGGGCCACCGAGGAATGCATCCTGCTCGACCGGCGCGGCGCGATCCTCCATGCGACCGAGCGCGGGCTGCGCGCCATGAAGGACAACGGCCTCAACACCGATGGCGATGCGCCGACGCGCTTCCTGAAAACGGTCCAGTTCGAAGACTGGCCGGCCAAGCTCAGGGAGATCCTGCCCCATGCGAGCTTCGAGCTCGTCAAGAACGGCAGCACCGGTGTCGGCGCGATCGTAGTCATGCATGCGCGGCGCCGCGCAGCCGCGGATCGCAACGCCGTGACCGCGAAGGAGACGCGTGCGCGCGACGACGCCACCACGTCGGCTCCGTCGCGAAACCTGCAGGCACAGCCGTGCCGCCCGCCCACGAAGCCGGCCGGCAACAAGAGTCCCGGCTTCGTCGCCCAGGATCCGAACGTGCTAGCGATCGTGCGGCGCGTCGAGAGCGCGGCGGCGCGCAAGATGCCGATCCTGATCCGCGGTGAGACCGGCACCGGCAAGGAACAGCTGGCGCGCCACGCCCACGCCGCCAGCGGACGCGCCGGCGCGTTCGTTGCGGTCAATTGCGCCGCCCTCCCCGACAGCCTGATCGAGGCCGAGCTGTTCGGCTATGCCGACGGCGCCTTCACCGGCGCACGGCACGGCGGCGCCACGGGGCTGGTCAAGGAGGCCGATGGCGGCACGCTGTTTCTGGACGAGATCGGCGACATGCCGGTAGCGCTGCAGGGCGTGCTGCTGCGCCTGCTCGACGATTGGACCGTGCGGCCGGTCGGCGGCACCGCCTTCAAGGTCGACGTCTTCCTGGTGTCCGCGACCAATGCCGCGCTCGACAGGGCCATCGCCGAGGGGCGATTCCGCTCCGACCTGCTGTATCGCCTCAACACGCTCGAGGTCCGGCTGCCGCGGCTGCGCGAGCGCTGCGATTTCGACGCCATTGCGCGCCAGCTGCTGCGCAAGATCGATCCGGGCTGCGACATCACCGCGGCGGCGCTGGCGCGACTGGCGCCGAACCATTGGCACGGCAACATCCGCGAGCTCGGCAACATGCTGGCGCGGCTCACGCTCGGCGTCTCCAACGGGGTGATCGACGAGGCCTGCGTGGAGGCCATGATCGGCAAGGTGATCGGCCAGCCTCCGCCGCCGGCGCCTGGATCGCTCCAGGACGTCCAGCGCGCCCGCATCCTGATGGTCTACGCCGAAACCGCGGGCAATGTCAGCGAGACGGCGCGGCGTCTCGGCGTGTCCAGAAACACGATCTACCGCGCGCTCGGGCAGCCGCGGCCGTAG
- a CDS encoding molecular chaperone GroEL, translating to MPKIMLHDEAARAALGRGVAKLAKAVRGTLGPKGMNAIMDRPIGTPIVSRDGVSIASEIELECPFENMGAQVLREVSKQTNDTAGDGTTTATVLADVLVQDGLKCLAAGANPVELVEGLELAVAETIKNLKRSAMALQGSAGVRAVASIAANDAALGDMVAEAFERAGTHGIVAVEYGSTVQTTLEVVEGMAFERGYLSHHMVTDVERMQVVLDNPFILMTDHKIQSGEQLAGVISLVEKSGRPLLIIAEEVAPVVIMQLLARREKSNFKVAAIHPPEFGHWRKAMLEDIAITTGGRVISVDLGGRLEKAELQDLGAARQVRISASKTLITAGAGDPAKIAARREQVMRQYDAAPENIERDKFQERIAKLSGGTAMILAGGATPVEQKRRTQLIEDAINATRAAIEEGIVPGGGFALLKAAPKLDDLIKGLDGSVRQGAELLQRALSRPLFHIASNAGLDAEAEVNKVAKGANGHGLDARNGASVDLVKAGIVDPVKVCYSAVRNAASVAGLILTTQTLIAKKPDDYDPTAGPALGGGAERL from the coding sequence ATGCCGAAGATCATGCTGCATGACGAAGCGGCGCGGGCCGCATTGGGACGGGGCGTTGCCAAGCTTGCCAAGGCGGTGCGCGGCACCTTGGGTCCGAAGGGAATGAACGCGATCATGGACCGTCCGATCGGTACACCGATCGTGTCGCGCGACGGCGTCAGCATCGCCAGCGAGATCGAGCTCGAATGCCCGTTCGAAAACATGGGCGCGCAGGTGCTGCGCGAGGTCTCGAAGCAAACCAACGACACTGCGGGCGACGGCACCACCACGGCCACGGTGCTGGCCGACGTGCTGGTGCAGGACGGCTTGAAGTGTCTCGCTGCCGGCGCCAATCCCGTGGAATTGGTGGAAGGCCTCGAGCTGGCGGTGGCGGAGACGATCAAGAACCTGAAGCGCTCCGCGATGGCGCTGCAGGGCTCGGCGGGCGTGCGGGCGGTCGCGAGCATCGCGGCCAACGATGCTGCGCTCGGCGACATGGTCGCAGAAGCCTTCGAGCGCGCCGGAACGCACGGGATCGTCGCGGTCGAATATGGCAGCACCGTCCAGACGACGCTCGAAGTCGTCGAAGGCATGGCGTTCGAGCGCGGCTATCTCTCGCACCACATGGTGACGGATGTGGAGCGGATGCAGGTCGTGCTCGACAATCCGTTCATCCTGATGACGGACCACAAGATCCAGAGCGGCGAGCAATTGGCCGGCGTGATCTCGCTGGTCGAAAAGAGCGGCAGGCCGTTGCTGATCATCGCCGAGGAAGTTGCGCCGGTCGTGATCATGCAGCTGCTGGCGCGCCGCGAGAAGAGCAACTTCAAGGTCGCCGCGATCCATCCGCCGGAGTTCGGCCATTGGCGCAAGGCGATGCTGGAGGATATCGCCATCACCACCGGCGGCCGTGTCATCTCGGTCGATCTGGGTGGCCGGCTGGAAAAGGCCGAGCTGCAGGATCTCGGAGCCGCCCGCCAGGTGCGGATCTCCGCCTCCAAGACCTTGATCACGGCGGGCGCCGGCGATCCGGCCAAGATCGCTGCGCGCCGCGAGCAGGTGATGCGGCAATATGATGCGGCGCCTGAGAACATCGAGCGCGACAAGTTCCAGGAGCGTATTGCCAAACTGTCCGGCGGCACGGCGATGATCCTGGCGGGCGGAGCGACCCCCGTCGAACAGAAGCGCAGGACCCAGCTGATCGAGGACGCGATCAATGCGACGCGGGCCGCGATCGAGGAGGGCATCGTCCCCGGCGGCGGCTTTGCGCTGTTGAAGGCGGCGCCGAAGCTCGACGACCTGATCAAGGGGCTGGACGGCAGTGTGAGGCAGGGTGCCGAGCTGTTGCAGCGTGCGCTGAGCCGTCCGCTGTTCCACATCGCGTCGAATGCCGGCCTCGATGCCGAGGCGGAGGTCAACAAGGTTGCGAAGGGCGCCAACGGTCATGGCCTCGACGCGCGCAACGGCGCATCCGTCGATCTCGTCAAGGCCGGCATCGTCGATCCCGTCAAGGTCTGCTACAGCGCGGTGCGCAATGCCGCCTCCGTCGCCGGCCTGATCCTGACGACGCAGACGTTGATCGCGAAGAAGCCGGACGATTACGACCCGACGGCCGGCCCGGCCCTGGGCGGTGGCGCCGAGCGGCTTTGA
- a CDS encoding metal-sulfur cluster assembly factor, giving the protein MSGRIARSLPERDRQAEQRQVEARQAELWGCLHGVMDPELDESVVDLNFVTRADVDATNHVHIEFRLPTYWCAANFSFLMADDMRRAVTALEWVEGVSVVLGEHMYADKINAGLAQGLSFQETFGVEADGDLEDLRRTFLVKAFQRRQVALLNHLTGIGHSPETITALTLAELCGLPVDDEGDGLRQRYLARRDVVAAARDEVPAFVDAAGSPLRADGFSAYVSGLRRVGVNAEFNSALCRGLLSVRFDLETPFVPKARVSA; this is encoded by the coding sequence ATGAGCGGGCGGATCGCAAGGAGCCTGCCGGAACGAGACCGGCAGGCCGAGCAGAGGCAGGTCGAGGCGAGGCAGGCGGAGCTGTGGGGCTGCCTGCACGGCGTCATGGATCCGGAGCTGGACGAATCCGTGGTCGATCTCAACTTCGTCACCAGAGCGGATGTGGACGCGACCAACCATGTCCACATCGAATTCCGGCTGCCGACCTATTGGTGTGCCGCCAACTTCTCGTTCCTGATGGCGGACGACATGCGCCGCGCCGTGACCGCGCTGGAGTGGGTGGAAGGCGTGAGCGTGGTGCTCGGTGAGCACATGTACGCCGACAAGATCAATGCCGGGCTGGCGCAGGGCCTGTCGTTCCAGGAGACGTTCGGCGTCGAGGCCGATGGTGACCTGGAAGATCTGCGCCGGACCTTCCTCGTCAAGGCGTTCCAGCGTCGCCAGGTCGCGCTGCTCAATCATCTCACCGGCATCGGACATTCGCCGGAGACGATCACGGCCCTCACCTTGGCGGAGCTGTGTGGTCTTCCCGTCGACGACGAGGGCGACGGGCTGAGGCAGCGCTATCTCGCAAGGCGGGATGTGGTGGCAGCAGCCCGTGATGAGGTGCCGGCCTTCGTCGATGCTGCGGGATCGCCGCTGCGGGCCGATGGATTTTCGGCCTACGTCTCGGGGCTGAGGCGTGTCGGTGTCAACGCAGAATTCAACAGTGCGCTGTGCCGCGGTCTGCTGTCGGTGCGGTTCGATCTCGAGACGCCGTTCGTTCCGAAAGCACGAGTCTCGGCCTGA
- a CDS encoding amidohydrolase family protein, translated as MYRTATGEEIFVIDGHTHFWDGSPANQKNIHGKQFIECFYAYHSNLSPPSEKWEKEKFEKYDAKTMFDDLFVSGYDDMAILQPTYLTDFYKNGFNTTERNAAMKKSHPDRFILNGAFDPRDGSKGLEDLHALAEKYKLQGVKLYTAEWRGESKGYKLSDKDSYKYLEAAQKLGIKNVHVHKGPTIIPLNRDAFDVADIDDVATSFQDLNFIVEHCGLPRLDDFCWIATQETNVYAGIAVALPFIHSRPGYFAHVMSELLFWLGPDKILYGSDYGIWTPKWLIDKFMAFEIPEDVSKETGSVLTLENKTKILGLNAARLYGIDVEAQKKKIRAGGGYAHLSEPVPA; from the coding sequence ATGTACAGGACGGCGACGGGCGAAGAGATTTTCGTGATCGACGGGCACACCCATTTCTGGGACGGCAGCCCGGCCAACCAGAAGAACATTCACGGCAAGCAGTTCATCGAATGCTTCTATGCCTACCATTCCAATCTCAGTCCGCCGTCTGAGAAGTGGGAGAAGGAGAAGTTCGAGAAGTATGACGCCAAGACGATGTTCGATGACCTGTTCGTCTCCGGCTATGATGACATGGCGATTCTGCAGCCGACCTATCTGACCGACTTCTACAAGAACGGCTTCAATACGACGGAACGCAACGCGGCGATGAAGAAGAGCCATCCGGACCGCTTCATCCTCAATGGCGCCTTCGATCCGCGGGACGGCAGCAAGGGCCTGGAGGATCTTCACGCGCTGGCCGAGAAGTACAAGCTCCAGGGCGTGAAGCTGTACACGGCGGAATGGCGCGGCGAGTCCAAGGGCTACAAGCTGTCCGACAAGGACTCCTACAAATACCTCGAGGCGGCGCAGAAGCTCGGCATCAAGAACGTTCACGTCCATAAGGGGCCGACGATCATTCCGTTGAACCGTGATGCGTTCGATGTCGCTGATATCGACGACGTCGCGACCTCGTTCCAGGATCTGAATTTCATCGTCGAGCATTGCGGGCTGCCGCGGCTGGACGATTTCTGCTGGATCGCGACCCAGGAGACCAACGTCTATGCGGGGATCGCCGTGGCGTTGCCGTTCATCCATTCGCGGCCCGGCTATTTCGCCCATGTGATGTCGGAGCTGCTGTTCTGGCTCGGGCCGGACAAGATCCTGTATGGCAGCGATTACGGCATCTGGACGCCGAAATGGCTGATCGACAAGTTCATGGCGTTCGAGATTCCGGAGGACGTTTCCAAGGAAACCGGCTCGGTGCTGACCTTGGAGAACAAGACCAAGATTCTCGGTCTCAACGCGGCGCGGCTCTATGGCATCGATGTCGAGGCCCAGAAGAAGAAGATCAGGGCCGGCGGCGGATACGCGCATCTGTCCGAACCCGTGCCGGCGTGA
- a CDS encoding MmoB/DmpM family protein has protein sequence MMHEAENIFKSMKDITFEDTVSHQCGVTMNDSVEARAIADVMSRHDHITVTYMPAMIRIDGIGKMEFKMDEISEELGREMTPYLFEISTSTHYGRMVMIDDNTVMLFGDMNEMMKYIV, from the coding sequence ATGATGCACGAAGCCGAGAACATTTTCAAATCGATGAAGGACATCACGTTCGAGGACACGGTGTCCCATCAATGCGGGGTTACGATGAATGACAGCGTCGAGGCGCGCGCCATCGCCGACGTCATGAGCCGCCATGACCACATCACGGTGACCTACATGCCGGCGATGATCCGGATCGACGGCATCGGCAAGATGGAATTCAAGATGGACGAAATCTCGGAGGAGCTCGGTCGTGAGATGACGCCGTATCTGTTCGAGATTTCGACGTCGACGCATTACGGCCGGATGGTCATGATCGACGACAACACCGTGATGCTGTTCGGCGACATGAACGAGATGATGAAGTACATCGTCTGA
- a CDS encoding aromatic/alkene monooxygenase hydroxylase subunit beta, whose translation MSAQVGRAIAEPEVVKSGAAGSAVFPGSDSRKYNYFEPKGRKATHYEDMTVDVQPDPERYLLQDWIISFPDGTPTYSKDWTAAKSSNWHKFRAVDQEWERTHYQRQSTICGMVQNTIENGRKSGAPARFDPAWVKILQNHLGAYKHAEFGLGTSTMQAQRYGYTQMVNNAILTNSSYKLRFAQDITLYLSEIALDLPGFDVNAGKQHWLEDPIWQGVRKSIESVMGSNDYLEQYFATNVVFEPLVGELFRSGFLMQAASAQNDFITPAVVSAAEADYERNLANTVELFHILGTDPTHAANNVALFDKWLAKHAELALDAANRLQPIWSQPRVKVVSFSEALAQAKNRIRGIAAELGLTVPASLAS comes from the coding sequence ATGAGCGCACAAGTAGGCAGAGCCATTGCGGAGCCGGAAGTCGTCAAATCGGGGGCGGCAGGATCCGCCGTGTTTCCTGGCTCCGATAGCCGCAAGTACAATTATTTCGAGCCCAAGGGACGCAAGGCGACCCACTACGAGGACATGACGGTCGATGTCCAGCCCGATCCGGAGCGCTATCTGCTGCAGGACTGGATCATCTCCTTTCCCGACGGAACGCCGACCTACAGCAAGGACTGGACCGCGGCGAAGAGCTCCAACTGGCACAAGTTCCGTGCGGTCGATCAGGAATGGGAGCGGACGCATTATCAGCGGCAGTCGACGATCTGCGGCATGGTGCAGAACACGATCGAGAACGGCCGGAAGTCCGGTGCGCCGGCGCGCTTCGACCCGGCCTGGGTGAAGATCCTGCAGAACCATCTCGGCGCCTACAAGCATGCCGAGTTCGGGCTGGGGACGTCGACCATGCAGGCGCAGCGCTATGGCTACACCCAGATGGTCAACAATGCGATCCTGACAAACTCGTCCTACAAACTGCGCTTCGCCCAGGACATCACGCTCTATCTGAGCGAGATCGCGCTCGACCTTCCCGGCTTCGATGTCAATGCCGGCAAGCAGCATTGGCTCGAGGATCCGATCTGGCAGGGCGTGCGCAAGTCGATCGAGTCGGTGATGGGATCGAACGACTATCTCGAGCAGTATTTCGCCACCAACGTGGTGTTCGAGCCGTTGGTCGGCGAGCTGTTCCGGTCCGGGTTCCTGATGCAGGCCGCCTCGGCGCAGAACGACTTCATCACGCCGGCGGTGGTGTCGGCTGCGGAGGCGGATTACGAGCGCAATCTCGCCAACACGGTCGAGCTGTTCCACATCCTCGGCACCGACCCCACGCATGCGGCGAACAACGTCGCGCTGTTCGACAAGTGGCTGGCCAAGCACGCCGAGCTTGCGCTCGACGCGGCCAACCGACTGCAGCCGATCTGGTCGCAGCCGCGCGTCAAGGTCGTGTCGTTCAGCGAGGCGCTGGCGCAGGCCAAGAATCGGATCAGGGGAATCGCTGCCGAGCTTGGCTTGACGGTCCCGGCCAGTCTCGCCTCGTAG
- a CDS encoding NADH:ubiquinone reductase (Na(+)-transporting) subunit F: protein MSVGRGAVMTDVQVHKVRFEPVGIEMEVEEGETVLDAAFRQGISLMHGCKEGQCGSCKSKLVDGDIELMKYSTFALPDYESENGHVLLCRTHAYSDVSFELLNYDEDLLRRSIAVKTFRGRVAAITALTSDIRLLEIDIDKPMKFWAGQYVDLTIDDGRITRAFSMANAPGEGARLSFIIKTYPNGAFSSQLDGGLGVGDVVTAKGPYGTCFRREERPGPMLLIGGGSGMSPLWSILADHIASREQRPIRFFYGARTRADLFYLDELAAIGGQLADFRFVPALSHATADDHWDGETGFVHEVVARHLRQEGLAGTIDAYACGPTPMIDAVLPILQVNGVEPDHIYFDKFTPAVR from the coding sequence ATGTCGGTTGGTAGAGGGGCTGTCATGACGGACGTGCAGGTTCACAAGGTTCGTTTCGAGCCCGTCGGAATCGAGATGGAAGTGGAGGAAGGCGAGACCGTGCTCGATGCGGCGTTTCGCCAGGGCATCTCGCTGATGCATGGTTGCAAGGAAGGCCAGTGCGGAAGCTGCAAGTCGAAGCTCGTCGACGGCGACATCGAGCTCATGAAATACTCGACCTTCGCGCTGCCGGACTATGAGAGCGAAAACGGGCATGTGCTGCTGTGCCGGACGCACGCCTATAGCGACGTCAGTTTCGAGCTGCTGAACTATGACGAGGATCTGCTCAGGCGATCGATCGCGGTCAAGACGTTTCGCGGACGGGTCGCGGCGATCACGGCGCTGACATCGGACATCCGTCTGCTGGAGATCGACATCGACAAGCCGATGAAGTTCTGGGCCGGCCAGTATGTCGACCTGACGATCGACGACGGCCGCATCACCCGCGCATTCTCGATGGCGAATGCGCCGGGCGAGGGCGCGCGGCTCAGCTTCATCATCAAGACATATCCGAATGGGGCGTTTTCATCCCAACTCGACGGCGGTCTTGGCGTCGGCGATGTGGTGACGGCGAAGGGGCCCTATGGCACGTGCTTTCGGCGCGAGGAGCGACCCGGCCCGATGCTGCTGATTGGCGGCGGATCGGGAATGTCGCCGCTGTGGTCGATCCTGGCCGATCACATTGCGAGCCGCGAGCAGCGGCCGATCAGGTTCTTCTACGGCGCCAGGACGCGCGCCGATCTGTTCTACCTCGACGAGCTGGCGGCGATCGGCGGGCAACTCGCGGATTTCAGGTTCGTGCCGGCGCTGTCGCATGCCACCGCCGACGACCATTGGGACGGCGAGACCGGCTTCGTGCACGAGGTCGTCGCGCGCCACCTTCGCCAGGAAGGCCTGGCGGGGACGATCGACGCCTATGCCTGCGGTCCGACGCCGATGATCGATGCCGTGCTGCCGATCCTGCAGGTCAACGGTGTCGAGCCGGACCACATCTATTTCGACAAGTTTACGCCGGCGGTGCGATGA